A genome region from Acidobacteriota bacterium includes the following:
- a CDS encoding thioesterase family protein, giving the protein MNRDDFQHFEPMPVRWADMDAFGHVNNAVYFTYCESARMGLFEQLNLEGLREHPHHGPALVHASCDFHRQVHHPAELDVGVRVIEVGRRSFNLEYGIFLHGEETLVAEGKSAVVWVDYDASRAVPMPAGLRDALQEAMGE; this is encoded by the coding sequence ATGAACCGCGACGACTTCCAGCACTTCGAGCCCATGCCCGTCCGCTGGGCGGATATGGACGCCTTCGGCCACGTCAACAACGCCGTCTACTTCACCTACTGCGAGAGCGCCCGCATGGGCCTCTTCGAACAGCTGAACCTGGAAGGCCTGCGCGAGCACCCGCACCACGGCCCGGCGCTGGTCCACGCCTCCTGCGACTTCCATCGCCAGGTCCACCACCCCGCGGAGCTGGATGTGGGGGTTCGGGTGATCGAGGTGGGGCGGCGGAGCTTCAACCTGGAGTACGGCATCTTCCTCCACGGGGAGGAAACCCTGGTGGCGGAGGGCAAATCGGCGGTGGTGTGGGTCGACTACGACGCCAGCCGCGCGGTGCCCATGCCCGCGGGGCTGCGGGATGCGCTCCAGGAGGCGATGGGGGAGTAG